The sequence AGCATgcttcatttcaaaaaaaatgagaaaacaaattcgcaaaataactcaaataatAGAAATTCCACATTGAACGCTTTTCATGCGGATCCTGTAAATATTGTCAATGACCAAATAAGGGAAAATTCAGTTTCATTGGAAGAGTCATGCGATCCAGGATCGTCTAGACAGGCAATGAGCACAAATACACATTTGTCGGTAAATCAAGATGAAATTTTACTTCCAACAGCTCTTGTTCAAATCCTACATTGTGGTGAGCCATTCACAATCAGAGCTCTGATAGATTCAGGTTCAAAGAGATCTTTCTTGACTAGTAGAATTACTAAGAGATTAAATATGAGGACTGAAAAtgcgaattttgaaatttgcggTTTGGGGGGTACTGTAGTAGCGAATGCTGATAAAGTAAGCACCATTACTTTATACGACAAACAGCACGACTTTAAACTAAGTGCAAGTGTCATAATTGTTTCCAATTTGACTAATTTAATGCCAAGCTGTACAATATCAATTTCTGATCTTTCCGAGATCAATGAtttaaaactagctgacccaAACTTCTTGCTTTCTGCACAAATTGACATGCTCTTAGGAAGTGATATAATACCTCATATTGCCCTTGAtggtttaaagaaaaatattttaggtaatCTCATTGCTCAGAATTCAATTTATGGCTGGTATATTTACGGTCCATTGAAATAGCACACTATTTCACTAACAGCCATAGATCATATTCCTAAGGAAAACGAGGCGGAAAATATTAGTtcgattttaaagaaattctgGGAATTAGAAGAAATTCCACAAATGAAACCACATTCAGAAGCAGATCACTTCTGTGAAAAATTGTATAACGAAACGACTTATCGTCAACCAGATGGTAGATACATGGTTAAACTTCCATATAAAAGCGAccgtggctatagaggaggtgtcgataagtttaacttttgaatttgggcttcaACAACCAAGGGGgcccgagccacaatgccccaaagtggggcacctcgggtatatcaaaaattaaaaatgatgccaaatttttgtttgcgatccgatttgaaagatttttatatatatggaatgtactagacgagattgctttagccatatattatctcttatagtttacgagttattcgcatttgaaaagtaaaattttattttttttgcctaccttgttCTGCCATTTTggtaataacggatccaattctttcccgattttcttttcttaagaaagaattgtttaaaaatatctactgagtcaaaagttatgtgcattcaaacttaaaaaaaataaaaaagtcgttttttcgccatttttttttcgaaaaaagtacctacattaattttaaattatacagaaaatgagaaaaaaataaataatgtgtttatatttttctgaaagataacatttcgggaaatattataaaagcaaaataatatcaaaattcgtattattgcgtggtccagagccttccgaagtagacctattttttatgtaaatttcaactttagacaacatattctaaaatcgcatagctgctttcaaaaaattaagaccagttttgtatatcccaatctgttcttcaatatcatgcaaagggattttatagccccgagcttggtaccttcaatagatccaaaaatcaaaaaaatcccaattttgggatttttggaaattgtgggattgtcattaacaattcacaaatatctttttcacttttggattagaagttacagatttatttccactttttttttcagatccccctcTGTGTGTCATCACGATATATTGCTAAGaaacaatatttacatattGAATCAAAGCTAGAAAAGAATAAGAGACTTATGGAAGTTTATAGTGATATATTGAATGAATATATTTCTCTTGGTCACATGAGAAAATCAAGTTCTCAAGAAATTTATAATGATGGAAAGTTCTTTTCCTATTACTTACCACATCATGCCGTTTTTAGACCCGAAAGTGCTTCAACAAAGGTTCGTGTCGTTTTCAACGGATCACGAAAAACGAAAGGTTCATTTTCTTTGAATGACGTTCTCCACGTCgcacagtgcacagtgggggatctgaaaaaaaagtggaaataaatctgtaacttctaaacgaatagcccgattgttttttcgccattttttcgaaaaaagtacctacattaattttaaattatacagaaaatgagaaaaaaataaataatgtgtttatatttttctgaaagataacatttcgggaaatattataaaagcaaaataatatcaaaattcgtattattgcctggtccagagccttccgaagtagacctattttttatgtaaatttcaactttagacaacatattcaaaatcgcatagctgctttcaaaaaattaagaccagttttgtatgtcccaatctgttcttgaatatcatgcaaagggatttcatagccccgagcttggtaccttcaatagatccaaaaatccaaaaaatcccaattttgggatttttgaaaagttttttgggaattgtgggattctcaataacaaatctaaatccaaattttcacttttgcattccgacaaaaaatgtctatataattgtaaaatttaattaaaaaatattcataaacctTGTAATGTTGGTCCGACGCGTCGGACTGATCTAATGACGATCATTTTAAATTGGCGTTTATATAAGTATGTCTTCAATGGGGACATTGAAAAAATGTATCGCCAAATATTGGTTCATGAATCTGATCGTCCGTATCAAAGGATATTGTTTAGAAGAAATAATTCTAGTCCAATTgaagattttgaattaataacagtaaCTTTCGGTATAGGATGTGCTCCCTATTTAGCTATTCGCACTCTTTTGCAATTAGCGTCAGATTCGGAAAAGGATAGCCCTATGTCCTCAAGAATTCTGAGAAAAGAGACATATGTTGACGACATATTATCTTTTACAAGAATTGTGGCAAGATGGGGTTGGCTGGGATGAAAATGTTAAACCGCAATTTCTTGCCAAGTGGAACATTTTTACTGATAGTTTTCCTACTATCGAATCCATTACAATTCCTAGGCGGATCAACTACAATCCACAATATCCAGATCCACGGATTCTGTGACGCCTCAGAGCAGGCTTATTGCGCTACAGTATATGTTGTGTCTGAAAACTCCGGCGTTAGATACTCACATCTATTAGCTGCGAAAAGCAAAGTTGCCCCCTTGCAACGAATAAGTTTACCTCGTCTTGAGCTAAGTGGCAAACACTTTTAAATCTACCTTTCAATAGTCCTCTATCTATTTCAAGGAAAAGTTCTCTACTTACTTTAAATCCATTTCTGGATTCTACCGGAGTTATGCGAGTTAACGGTAGATTAGCAAATTCATCTTTGACCTATGATGAAAGGTATCCTATAATTATACCAAACTCGTCcaatttctgtaaaatatttCTCGATTTTACTCATAAGACTTTAATGCATGCTGACATTTCTCTTATGATGAATGCATTACGAAGCCAGTTCTACATCCCAGGACTTAAAAGAGCAGTAAAGAAATGTGTTCAACATTGTTTAATATGCGTTCGTTATAAGCAGCAAGTTAAGTCCCAGATTATGGCTGCTCTTCCCATAGAAAGATGTTCATTCTCCTTACCTTTTACATATACAGGTGTCGATTTCGCTGGCCCATTTCAAATAAAGTCAAGAAATGTTCGAAATTCTCCATACGTAAAAGGATATGCATGTGTGTTTGTATGCTTTTCAACAAAAGCCATTCATCTCGAAGCATGCTCCAGTTTATCCTCTGACGCATTTCTTGCAGCGTTCGCCAGGTTCATAGCTAGAAGAGGTCTTCCAAAATGCCTTATGTCCGATAATGGTACGAATTTCATCGGTGCAAGTCGATCTTTACGGAAGGagtattctttatttcttaAAAGATCATCTAAATATATTACCGAGAAATATGCAATTTTGGGATTCGAGTGGAAGTTCATTCCGCCCAGCGCTCCGCACATGGGAGGTCTTTGGGAGGCCGGAGTAAAGAGTTTCAAGTTACACTTCAGAAAGGTAACCGGAGCTCAAAAGTTCAATTTTGAAGAGTTTTCGACTCTTCTGGCTCGAATTGAGAGTGTACTCAACTCCAGGCCCATTTACCCAATGTCTGAAGACCCCGAAGATCTGCAAGCCCTAACTCCAGGGCACTTTCTAAGAGGAGCTCCATTTTTATTCGCTCCAGAACTACCTGCAGACAACATTTCGACTATTAACAGATGGGAGCGGCTCAAGGCTTTCCACCATCGTTTCAGTCAACGATGGAAAACTGAATACCTCCATGAGCTTCACAAGCGTTATAAATGGAAACATCCACAACGAAATCTGCAGAAATGTGATTTCGTCATTATCAAAGACGAGCTCCTCCCACCATGTGAATGGAAAATGGGAAGAATTGAGGAAGTTCATTTAGGAAAGGATAAGCGCGTCCGCGTTGCTGACATTCGAACAGAATCTGGTACCGTTACTAGACCAGTAGTAAAACTTTGCATGCTTCCGTTATGTGACAAGTCTGTAGATTGACTAGAGTTCTGTTTCCTAAatgttttgtcaaaattgtccaaatttttgtttctgaATCCATTTCTGTTGGttcttttccattttatttatattttacagatgGATCCTCTTCAATCATCCGAATTGTGCCTCTTGTGCTTCCGCACCACCTCCTTCGTTTTTGCAAACAATTCAAGAGGATGACACTGCGGCAGCGTCAGTATGTGGTAAGGGTCCAACGTTATTGTACCAATTGCTTTGCGCGTACACATTTGGTCGGAGTATGCATTTCCATGGACGGATGTCAAGTGTGTGGCGACTTGCATCATACCATGTTGCATCCGGAGAGTGTACTAGACAGGCTTTCTCAACCGCAACAAATACAACCTCTGCGCCAACGgcgtcaacaacaacaacatctgcACCAACGGCGACAACAACAGCAGCCTCAGCGTCAGCGAcgccaacaacaacagcagcctCAGCGTCAGCGacgccaacaacaacaacagcagcctCAGCGTCAACGACGCCAACCAAGACAGCAGCACCAACAACAGCAGCATCGTCAACGACGTCTTCAACATCAACATAGGGCCGACGCGACTCCAAATGCCCAAGGACTGGTGCAGCAAATCGTTTCAGCCCTAGATCAATTAACTGGGGCCCTTAACATTGCTCCAGTGCAAGGGGGCCGCCATGTCGAGGATCGATCATCAAATGAGGGTGACAACCCTTTGATCGACCTCGACTGAGTCGCACCGGCCAATAATTTAGCGGCCGTGTTAAAACGGCCTAAGCCGGCAACGACGAAGAAAACGACAGTCGTCGACTAACAACCAACACAAAATaatcaacaaataaatttaataattaaaagttattaaaataaacaaaaaacatttatattaaacaaaaaaaaataaaacaagttttttatacaaacaaaaaacatttatataaaacaaaaacatttatataaaacaaacatttaaaaacaagaaaagtGAACTTTACACATCACAAACATCAACGTTTAAACAAAactaccaaaaaataaaacatttaaaccacaaaaataaataattttgaatttaaaaaccaacaaaaaaaatctttgttttttcttacttaGGTGCATCAACAAATAAGTAAGTACACTCCAATTTCTTTGGATAAATACAATCAAtataaaactgaattttatttgttacatttcgtgtaacaaattattatttatctattttggTTTCGCCAAATAGATACAACAAATCCAACTTTCGGTTAGGAAATTGTTTATGCAAAACCCTAATGCTGTTACAACTGGAGTACatagtacttatttttgttcatacAAAAAGCTATTGAAGTGGTAAGAAAGAAACAACATTactcaaatttaaacaaaatttgtttttgcacatatgtatgttatttaaaatgttgtttatattcgaaataataaaaaaattcaaaataacattatagaaaataaaacttaatctattttttaatattttttgattttaataacatcgtTCATGTTGTAGTGGGATAAATggaagtttaaaataaatatcaatgtCAATATCAATTTTCATAACATCCTTTATGAttattttgtctttaaaaaattttcattaacaattttacataaataaatataaatacaaacaccTAATCAGTAActtaaaattgaaaatcatttaataaaagtGGCTTctctaaatataaatgtatatcgGATTCCCCTTTGAAGTCATTTTTATCGGGCCAATAGTTGTGATTGAACCCATGTTTTAATTCACAAAATAACTCTGGATCACTTTCATTATCATTGATGGTAGTAACTTCACAATTAGGTTCCTCATATTTGTCCAGTTGACCGCTGTCCACAATCATGTTCAAAAACGAATCATCATACAAATTCATTTCCGACCAAATTTGTTGATCACCTAAAAatatatcattaaaaaaaaatagtgtgtaatttattaatcCACCATTTTATGTAATTATTATAAcccacaccaccatagtgggtacggtattatgcgtttgtgcatatgtttgtaacgcgaaaaaatattagtctaacaaagtaaagtataccgatcgactcagaatcactttcttagtcgatttccgtccgtccgtcagtccgtcagatattttgataaaaaattttcagcccaaggacaaagcctattaaaactggctgagatcggaccattatttctcctagcccccatacaaatgactcTATCGGTCATAACTGAAATTTGACTCTATCGgtcataactgtttaatttatataggtatctactagGGTAACGATCTTGAAGCGATGCGAGGGCTTATATACACTCTGTGGTCTAGACCTCCTTTGCGATTGAGCATGTTCTCCTGGCACTTTCGCAAAGGAGGTCGCGACTTCAAAGGAGCGTATTAACTAAAGGTTACTCATCTTGTCAAGATATTGGGGCGATAGTGTGTCCCATAGCTGTCGCGTCAATTATTATGACATATATCGTTTCGTGATATCCACGCTTGAGTTCGCCACTTGTATAGTAGAGGCTTTACCTGGAGGGTCACGAAAAATATACACTTTTAAGGTCAAGGTGAGTGGTAGCAGTGCCGAGGACCTGGATGGTTAGTTAGTGTATAAAGAAACTAGCCGCTAACAGCTCCCCTCAGCGTCAGGGTAATACGCTGTTGTAAGTAGTTGCCTAGTCCACGCACGCCGTCACTGCGTGGATGGTCCGTTGTTTTACGTGCCTACTCGtgggaacaaaattaatcctaataatattttaaaaactacaaCTACTAAGGAGACTTCCGATTTTAGGGATGCTAAGGAATCGGAAGGGGGGGTTTCGGACAGCACCCTAGAAGGTGAATTAACCCTGACAGACGTTCATGCTCGGATTCTGGAGCATGAAGGACAGGTGAGTGAACTAGATGTGGATGGTCTTTTGGGACTGTCGAAAGACTCCTTTGGGGAAACTAGTGCCACTCAGAGGTTGGAGGAGTTGGTTCTGTTATCTGATGATGAGCATGAGATCACTATGATTGCTGCTCAGAATCAGATAACGGAAACATCCCCTCCCACTGCTAGTGACAAGGACAACCAGAGGAGCCGATCGGCAGAAGACGATCCACATGGCGCTAAGGTCGCCAATCTTGTTCGGCAGGTCGCCGTGGAGGAGTTGCCTAATGCCACTCCACGAGATACTGAAAAGCCAGGCCGAACGAAAGAGGATATGGCAAAAAATGGCACTAGGAAATCTCTATCCTTTCTGGCAAAGATGGGAAAGAGAGATCCTGGGTCATTAACTGCAAAGGAGATGTCGCTAGATTTGAAAGAATCTACGGCCCTGTAAGTGTACTCTTGGGGGAGTCTTCTCCTGTTGGGCAGCAAGTGGTAGCTGCTGTCGATCTGACTGACACCCAAAAGGGTATAAGGTCGACAGCTACAACCACTAGCAGTGCGGTAAGAACTAAGGAGGGGGGCTCTTCTACCATCCTATAAATCGGTGATTCGGCTAGAGCTGTGGATAGTAACAAGAAGCCACCCATAAAGGTGTCAGGTGCGAAGGGAGTAAAGAATCATCCGGCCGATTCTCTTAAGGGTGCCCGTATGGGTAACATTAAGGGAAACGGATCCGTTGGTCCCCAAACCTCGTCATCAAAGGCACCAGGATGCAGCAAGGCTTCGGGGAATGCTGGTGTAACCCCATCTAGCACTCTTAAGGGTACCCAAAAGGAGACCATTAAGAGGGCTAGATCTGGTGACGACCAGCCTACCTCGTCAACAAAGAAGCTTAAGAAGTCCTTGAGTCAGGACGTATATCTTCAGGCAGCGATAATTGATCGGAATGATCCGGATGGGAAGATCAGTACCGATCAATGGCAGCTGCTTGAGGCTAGACTCCTGGACGAGATGGCCTTCCATAGTGGTAGCTCTGAAGACGTATCCTTTAAAGGTGCTGACTGGGCAAAGGGAGTCAAGGTCATAAACTGcggaaataaaaattcatttgaattcttAAGGACCGTAGTTGGGAAACTTGGCGACCTTAATCCAGCCTTAAAACTTGAAGTGATACGCGCTTCAGAACTACCATTAAGGTCAATAGTGACAGTATGGATTCTTCCACCCGTAAGACCGGTGGAGACCATACTGGCACTATTGAAAAAACAGAATGTTGATCTCCCTATAGACCAATGGAAGGCGGTAGCCTCTATGGTGTGTAAGGAGAACAACGGGAGGGATTTCCGGTTCGCAGTGGATCGTAAATCCCTCGAGATTTTGGACAAGGTGAAAGGGGTTGTCAATTTTGGTCTTGGCACTGTCAGGTTTCGGTACTCGAAACATGACACTACCAAAGAGGCTGCTAGTGGTGCAGATAAACCTGCATCATTGTGAAGCGGCCTCAACAGAATTGGCAAACTTTCAGGTATGTTCTGTaatccacgtgatttcaaatcacataccgttttaaaatcacacgtgtgatttctgcctgttctgtaaatcacactgttattgtatttttcggtttgattttaaattttcgaaagcacaagaaaacagctgattcgtttattttaaatgttttgttttgcaaataattttgtagaaatattaaagtgaaaataaaaaaatgcctggagcttctgttatatctttaatggaattaaaaataatggaattttataaaaattttgcaaaaactatggcgcaagctcaaccactatgtcaaaaagaaaacaaaacagcaaagctgccacacaattgcttttggttaccacttgcttcaactttgttgcattttttttccaattagcgcAAAAATCTTAAcgcatattgataacttataaattttatgacgaattctataattaatttaaagatattgaacatattttagacaaacattaaaaaattttagtctggcaagcttccatgtattttcgaaaatcataaacagctgacaactgaaaacaaacctgaaaccacaaaagaaatcacaaaagcaaaaaaactttttacagcagaaaaggtgtctctagatttgtattaaattttaagtgtttttttaataaaacaagtaattctataagaaaattaataaaggacatattgtttaatttatttaaataatttattttaatatttttcatgcaatagccgcagaaataaccaagtgatttgaaaacattagtgactttgttgaacggtttaaaatcacaaaattatgtgctcagaacaccttttatgtgatttcaaaccacttttataaaatgtgatttgcagaacatacctgTTTCTCACCAAATCCCAGACCGACGTGGCCCTGATCCAAGAACCTTGGATTAATCAAAataaagtttgcgggttaggGATAGCGGGATACACGTTATTTATCCCGTCCACTGAGGACAAGGTAAGAACGTGTATCCTGGCAAGGAGAGAACTCAAACTAATAATTTCTCATTCCTTTAGGTGCGGTGACATCACTGTTGTGAATAGGGAAACCAGGGGTGAGCGGACGCTGACTTTGGCTTCGGTGTACATGCCGTATGATGCAGCAGATCCACCAGGCAATGAGGTGTTGGAGCTAACGGCGTATACAAAAAGGAGAGGTGCTATCCTGGTTATGGGATGTGATGCAAATGCTCATCACAGCCAATGGGGCAGTGCTGACATCAATAAAAGAGGAGAGTGCGTCTATGGTTTCATAACTGTCAATAATCTAGTTATCTGTAACAAGGGCAACATGCCCACGTTTGGGAACAAAGATAGGCAGGTGGTTATAGACATGACCTTGACGAACCAAGATGATAATTTCGTTAGAGATTGGAGGGTATCCACGGACTGTTCCTTTTCGGATCATAGTAGGATTACCTTCACCTTGAATTTCAACTCGTGCTTAAGGGTACCATTTAGGGATCCTAGGCGGACAAACTGGGGAA comes from Calliphora vicina chromosome 2, idCalVici1.1, whole genome shotgun sequence and encodes:
- the LOC135950548 gene encoding uncharacterized protein LOC135950548; translated protein: MTLRQRQYVVRVQRYCTNCFARTHLVGVCISMDGCQVCGDLHHTMLHPESVLDRLSQPQQIQPLRQRRQQQQHLHQRRQQQQPQRQRRQQQQQPQRQRRQQQQQQPQRQRRQPRQQHQQQQHRQRRLQHQHRADATPNAQGLVQQIVSALDQLTGALNIAPVQGGRHVEDRSSNEGDNPLIDLD